The following coding sequences are from one Shewanella putrefaciens window:
- the tdh gene encoding L-threonine 3-dehydrogenase has product MKALSKLKAEKGIWLVDAPKPEMGHNDLLIKIKKTAICGTDMHIYNWDEWSQKTIPVPMVVGHEYVGEVVDIGQEVRDFKIGDRVSGEGHITCGHCRNCRAGRTHLCRNTSGVGVNREGSFAEYLVIPAFNAFKIPDDISDDLASIFDPFGNAVHTALSFDLVGEDVLITGAGPIGIMAAAVCRHVGARHVVITDVNEYRLELARKMGATRAVNVSKENLKDVMKELGMTEGFDVGLEMSGVPSAFHAMLDTMNHGGKVAMLGIPGGEMAIDWSKVIFKGLVIKGIYGREMFETWYKMASLIQSGLDISPIITHHYKIDDFQKGFDAMGSGQSGKVILSWD; this is encoded by the coding sequence ATGAAAGCACTAAGCAAGTTAAAAGCCGAAAAAGGCATTTGGTTAGTCGATGCGCCTAAACCTGAAATGGGCCACAACGATCTGCTGATCAAGATTAAAAAGACCGCCATTTGTGGCACCGATATGCACATCTACAACTGGGACGAATGGTCACAAAAAACCATTCCTGTGCCTATGGTGGTAGGTCACGAGTACGTGGGTGAAGTGGTTGATATCGGTCAAGAAGTGCGTGACTTTAAAATTGGTGACCGCGTTTCTGGTGAAGGCCATATCACCTGTGGTCACTGCCGTAACTGCCGCGCGGGTCGCACCCATCTATGTCGTAATACCTCAGGTGTGGGTGTAAACCGCGAAGGTTCATTTGCCGAATACTTAGTTATCCCCGCCTTTAACGCCTTTAAAATCCCTGATGATATCAGCGATGATTTAGCCTCAATCTTTGACCCATTTGGTAACGCAGTACACACGGCACTGTCATTCGATTTGGTCGGCGAAGACGTGTTGATCACAGGCGCAGGTCCTATCGGTATCATGGCAGCAGCAGTATGTCGTCATGTAGGTGCTCGCCATGTGGTGATTACCGACGTTAACGAATACCGCTTAGAGCTGGCCCGAAAAATGGGGGCGACTCGCGCTGTAAACGTATCAAAAGAAAATCTAAAAGACGTGATGAAAGAACTCGGCATGACCGAAGGTTTTGATGTTGGATTAGAAATGTCTGGCGTACCATCGGCCTTCCACGCCATGTTAGATACCATGAACCACGGCGGTAAAGTCGCTATGCTCGGTATTCCGGGTGGCGAAATGGCCATTGATTGGAGCAAAGTGATCTTCAAAGGTTTGGTCATTAAAGGCATTTACGGCCGTGAAATGTTCGAAACTTGGTACAAGATGGCAAGCCTTATCCAATCTGGCTTAGACATTTCCCCAATCATCACTCACCACTACAAGATTGATGATTTCCAAAAAGGCTTTGACGCTATGGGCTCGGGTCAATCGGGTAAAGTCATCCTCAGCTGGGATTAA
- a CDS encoding glycine C-acetyltransferase yields MASTSFYAQINQQLADIKAEGLYKSERIIASPQQTAIQVNHQEVVNFCANNYLGLANHPELIKAAQQGLDSHGFGMASVRFICGTQDIHKQLEASLSEFLGMEDTILYSSCFDANAGLFETLLDAEDAIISDALNHASIIDGVRLCKAKRFRYANNDMADLETQLIAAKEAGARNILIATDGVFSMDGVIANLQGVCDLADKYGALVMVDDSHAVGFVGQNGRGSHEHCGVMGRVDIITGTLGKALGGASGGFTSGKKEVIDWLRQRSRPYLFSNSLAPSIVTASIHVLEMLKSGQALREAVWENSRYFREKMSAAGFTLGGADHAIIPVMIGDAKLASDFANRLLEDHIYVIGFSFPVVPKGQARIRTQMSAAHTREQLDKAIEAFTRIAKEMAII; encoded by the coding sequence GTGGCCTCTACCTCATTCTACGCACAGATTAATCAACAACTTGCAGATATCAAAGCCGAAGGCTTATATAAAAGCGAACGCATTATCGCCTCACCGCAACAGACCGCCATTCAAGTTAACCATCAAGAAGTTGTTAACTTTTGTGCCAACAACTACTTAGGCCTAGCCAACCACCCAGAACTGATCAAAGCCGCACAGCAAGGCCTAGACAGCCATGGCTTCGGTATGGCGTCAGTCCGTTTTATTTGTGGTACCCAAGACATCCACAAGCAACTCGAAGCCAGCCTGAGTGAGTTCCTCGGCATGGAAGACACGATTCTGTATTCTTCTTGCTTCGACGCCAACGCTGGTCTGTTCGAGACCCTGTTAGATGCCGAAGATGCGATTATCTCCGATGCCTTAAACCATGCCTCTATCATCGATGGTGTGCGCCTATGTAAGGCTAAGCGTTTCCGTTACGCTAACAACGATATGGCGGACTTAGAAACGCAACTGATCGCCGCAAAAGAAGCCGGCGCGCGCAATATTTTGATCGCCACTGACGGCGTGTTCTCCATGGACGGCGTGATCGCCAACCTCCAAGGTGTGTGTGACTTAGCCGATAAATATGGCGCTCTAGTGATGGTAGACGACTCACACGCCGTAGGCTTTGTTGGTCAAAACGGTCGCGGCTCCCACGAACACTGTGGTGTGATGGGCCGTGTCGACATTATCACTGGCACCTTAGGCAAGGCTTTAGGCGGCGCATCGGGCGGTTTCACTTCAGGTAAAAAAGAAGTCATCGACTGGTTACGTCAACGCTCTCGCCCTTATCTGTTCTCTAACTCATTGGCGCCGTCGATTGTGACAGCCTCTATCCATGTATTAGAGATGCTTAAATCAGGCCAGGCGCTGCGTGAAGCGGTATGGGAAAACAGCCGTTATTTCCGTGAAAAAATGTCAGCGGCAGGCTTCACTTTAGGCGGCGCCGACCATGCAATTATCCCTGTGATGATTGGCGATGCGAAACTGGCAAGCGACTTCGCGAACCGTTTATTAGAAGATCATATCTACGTGATTGGCTTCTCCTTCCCTGTAGTTCCCAAAGGACAAGCCCGAATCCGTACGCAAATGTCGGCGGCCCACACCCGTGAGCAACTCGACAAAGCGATTGAAGCCTTTACCCGTATCGCTAAAGAAATGGCGATTATTTAG
- a CDS encoding TetR/AcrR family transcriptional regulator yields the protein MKTRDKIIYASLELFNEHGERNITTNHIAAHLNMSPGNLYYHFRNKEDIIRSIFSLYENHLESGFQPYEDKQVDVELLIGYFDAMFYTLWQFRFMYANLADILARDEALKKRYLHAQQQVLTRSSHVLHKLKLDGFLSVDTDKITPLADTIKMIVSFWIGYQLTQSSTSTITKATLYEGVLRVLMIFKAYATPTSVATFTRLEQHYHALANQESL from the coding sequence ATGAAAACCCGCGACAAAATAATCTATGCCAGCCTTGAATTATTCAACGAGCATGGCGAAAGAAACATCACCACCAACCATATAGCCGCCCATTTAAATATGAGTCCAGGGAATCTTTATTATCATTTCCGCAATAAAGAGGACATTATCCGCTCCATTTTCAGCTTGTATGAAAATCATCTCGAATCAGGTTTCCAACCCTATGAAGATAAGCAAGTGGATGTAGAACTGTTAATCGGCTACTTTGATGCCATGTTTTACACTCTGTGGCAATTCCGTTTTATGTACGCCAATCTTGCCGATATTCTTGCCCGCGACGAAGCATTAAAAAAACGTTATCTGCACGCACAACAACAAGTGTTAACGCGCTCCAGTCATGTGTTGCATAAGCTAAAACTCGATGGTTTTTTAAGTGTCGATACTGACAAAATCACGCCACTCGCGGATACCATAAAAATGATCGTCAGCTTTTGGATTGGTTATCAACTCACTCAATCCAGCACCTCGACCATCACTAAAGCGACCCTCTATGAAGGTGTTTTGAGGGTACTAATGATTTTCAAAGCCTATGCAACACCGACATCCGTCGCGACGTTTACTCGCCTAGAGCAGCACTACCACGCGCTAGCGAATCAAGAATCCCTCTAG
- the waaA gene encoding lipid IV(A) 3-deoxy-D-manno-octulosonic acid transferase, with amino-acid sequence MNRFLYSTILYLLSPLLVIYLAFRGIKSSDYRGRWGERFGLTRLKSTDLLIHSVSMGETLAAIPLIRLIMQSHPELSITVTTTSPTGFAEVRKAFGDRVQHCYLPFDLPWCVNRFLRQVSPKWCVIMETELWPNLVAIAAKQGVRLMLANARLSAKSAAQYARYPKLSLPMLQRFDVIAVQTQVEAQRFVELGVSPDRVTVCGSLKFDLCITPERLANAKLLRQAWGRETSPIWVAGSVHPGEFDAMLTAHRHLLAQWPDALLIIVPRHPEQFANLAEIVKNQGFESVLRSNHLPVTVTTQVLVGDTMGELLTFYGAADQAFVGGSLILHGGHNPLEPIAMGIPVMVGPNYRDFAQITQMLSDAGGLRIVSSADELGANLIEYFAEPERCQQAVNAGLAVVEANRGALERQFELVQSLLNA; translated from the coding sequence ATGAATCGTTTTCTCTATTCCACGATTTTATATTTGTTATCTCCTTTGTTAGTTATCTATTTAGCCTTTCGTGGGATCAAAAGTTCGGATTACCGCGGTCGTTGGGGGGAGCGCTTTGGGTTAACTCGACTAAAATCGACGGATTTACTGATCCATTCAGTCTCTATGGGGGAAACGCTGGCAGCCATTCCATTGATCCGTTTGATTATGCAATCACACCCTGAGTTAAGCATTACGGTTACCACAACCAGTCCAACGGGGTTTGCCGAAGTGCGCAAAGCGTTTGGTGATAGGGTGCAACATTGCTATCTCCCCTTTGACTTACCTTGGTGTGTGAATCGTTTTTTGCGCCAAGTTTCGCCCAAGTGGTGTGTGATTATGGAGACTGAGCTGTGGCCTAACTTAGTTGCGATTGCGGCCAAACAAGGTGTGCGTTTGATGCTCGCCAACGCGAGGCTTTCGGCCAAGTCTGCGGCGCAATATGCTCGGTATCCTAAACTTAGTCTGCCGATGCTGCAGCGATTCGATGTTATTGCGGTGCAGACTCAAGTGGAAGCGCAGCGTTTTGTCGAGTTAGGTGTATCGCCAGACAGAGTGACGGTATGTGGTAGCTTGAAGTTTGATCTCTGTATTACGCCAGAGCGTTTAGCCAACGCTAAACTGTTACGTCAGGCTTGGGGGCGTGAAACATCACCAATTTGGGTCGCGGGCAGTGTGCACCCTGGTGAGTTTGACGCCATGCTTACCGCCCATCGGCACTTATTGGCTCAGTGGCCAGATGCTTTGCTGATTATCGTCCCGCGTCATCCAGAACAGTTTGCTAATCTTGCTGAAATAGTTAAAAACCAAGGGTTTGAATCAGTTCTCCGCAGTAATCATCTTCCCGTGACGGTAACGACTCAAGTGCTGGTGGGCGATACCATGGGTGAGTTATTGACCTTTTATGGTGCGGCGGATCAAGCCTTTGTCGGGGGGAGTTTGATTCTCCATGGTGGTCATAATCCATTGGAACCTATTGCCATGGGCATACCTGTAATGGTTGGACCCAATTACCGAGATTTTGCCCAAATTACTCAAATGCTATCGGATGCAGGAGGGCTAAGAATTGTTTCTTCGGCGGATGAACTTGGGGCAAACTTGATTGAATATTTTGCAGAACCTGAGCGATGTCAGCAGGCCGTGAATGCAGGACTCGCTGTGGTCGAGGCAAATCGCGGTGCGCTTGAACGGCAATTTGAGCTTGTGCAATCCTTATTAAACGCTTAA
- a CDS encoding 3-deoxy-D-manno-octulosonic acid kinase: protein MNRQIQIIKTTQGHMAICQDTPTNITPAWFSVDFWRAKDAIVGSSKGRYTTWFVTFEHNHWVLRHYWRGGLMEKFSKDAYVYTGLENTRAMGELRLLDILYREDFTVPKPIAINIVRDGLFYRADIIIERVEGAEDLVAKLGKGTMSTTQWQMLGATIAQFHQRGVYHADLNAKNILFQPMQTEGQQERFYLIDFDRGELKIPNPQWQKSNLDRLLRSFNKEQSKQPNLAFTADNWTTLMQGYQAVMQSPSTP from the coding sequence ATGAATAGACAGATACAAATCATAAAAACCACCCAAGGTCATATGGCGATTTGCCAGGATACACCAACCAATATTACTCCTGCGTGGTTTTCCGTGGATTTTTGGCGCGCGAAAGATGCCATCGTCGGCTCATCCAAAGGTCGCTATACCACTTGGTTTGTCACATTTGAACACAATCATTGGGTATTACGTCATTATTGGCGCGGTGGCCTTATGGAAAAATTCAGTAAAGATGCTTACGTTTATACAGGCCTAGAAAATACCCGTGCCATGGGCGAGTTACGCTTATTAGACATCCTGTATCGGGAAGATTTTACCGTGCCCAAACCCATTGCAATCAACATAGTACGTGATGGATTATTTTACCGCGCAGATATCATTATCGAACGAGTCGAAGGCGCCGAAGATTTAGTCGCTAAACTCGGCAAAGGTACAATGAGTACAACACAGTGGCAGATGTTGGGTGCCACTATCGCCCAATTCCACCAGCGTGGTGTGTACCATGCTGATCTCAATGCTAAAAATATCTTATTCCAACCAATGCAGACTGAAGGACAACAGGAACGTTTCTATCTTATTGATTTCGACCGTGGAGAGTTAAAAATACCAAATCCACAATGGCAGAAATCAAATCTCGATAGACTGTTACGCTCCTTTAACAAAGAACAAAGCAAACAACCAAACCTTGCTTTCACTGCTGATAACTGGACAACACTCATGCAAGGCTATCAAGCAGTAATGCAAAGCCCATCAACGCCTTAA
- a CDS encoding glycosyltransferase family 9 protein, which yields MSLNPNSMNSLCLLRLSAIGDVCHAVAMVQAIQRQYPELKITWVIGKLEYQLLKHLPGIEFVIFDKSQGWRSYFSLRKALKGRRFDVLLHMQVALRATLASLAISAKVRIGFDRARAKEGQWLVTNHRVEPLAKPHVLEGFMGFAKAIGVNDLTPQWNIPIPMADTEFAQMHIKDNESVFIICAAASKAERNWLPERYAAVASHAIAKGFRVMLCGGPTQLEKDLAEQILQACPSKIDNLVGKTSLTQLLALLKRASLVLAPDTGPAHMAVTQGTPVIGLYAHSNPGRTGPYLSQQFVVSVYDEVIASQQSGEVKWGTRAKGEHLMALISVDAVIEKFDLVVQQILT from the coding sequence ATGAGTTTAAATCCAAATAGCATGAATTCTCTTTGTCTACTTAGGTTATCTGCAATCGGTGATGTCTGTCATGCCGTGGCTATGGTGCAGGCGATTCAGCGGCAATATCCAGAGCTTAAAATCACTTGGGTGATAGGCAAGCTTGAATATCAATTGCTAAAGCATTTACCCGGCATTGAGTTTGTTATTTTTGATAAATCCCAAGGGTGGCGTAGTTATTTTAGTTTGCGTAAAGCACTAAAAGGTCGACGTTTTGATGTACTGCTGCATATGCAAGTGGCGCTACGCGCGACTTTGGCATCGTTAGCGATTTCAGCAAAAGTACGTATAGGTTTTGACCGTGCCCGCGCCAAAGAAGGCCAGTGGTTAGTGACAAATCATAGGGTTGAACCATTAGCTAAGCCCCATGTTCTCGAAGGCTTTATGGGGTTTGCTAAGGCGATAGGTGTTAACGATCTTACTCCTCAATGGAATATCCCTATTCCGATGGCCGATACAGAGTTTGCACAAATGCATATTAAAGACAATGAAAGTGTCTTTATTATTTGCGCCGCGGCCAGTAAGGCTGAGCGCAATTGGCTGCCTGAGCGATATGCCGCCGTTGCCAGCCATGCGATTGCCAAAGGATTTAGAGTCATGCTTTGTGGTGGCCCAACTCAGCTTGAGAAGGATTTAGCCGAGCAAATTTTGCAGGCGTGTCCCTCTAAAATCGATAATTTAGTGGGTAAAACCAGTCTAACTCAATTATTGGCGCTGCTAAAACGCGCTAGCTTAGTCTTAGCTCCGGATACGGGCCCTGCGCATATGGCGGTTACACAAGGCACGCCAGTCATTGGTTTATATGCCCATTCAAACCCTGGCCGAACAGGGCCTTACCTATCACAGCAGTTTGTGGTGAGTGTCTATGATGAGGTCATAGCTTCACAACAAAGCGGTGAAGTTAAATGGGGCACCCGTGCGAAGGGCGAGCACTTGATGGCGCTAATCAGTGTTGATGCTGTGATTGAGAAGTTTGATCTGGTGGTTCAGCAGATACTCACTTAA
- a CDS encoding glycosyltransferase family 25 protein, whose translation MKIFVISLERSIERRTQMIAKFAKAGIEFEFFNAVDASEEGFTLSDRVAPNVTKKRKGYELLNSEVACYASHYLLWEKCVEMNQPIVIVEDHAELTDDFKATLAIAFQHINEFGYIKLSAPLKARKFIEDKKIDTFHSIGHYTKNTCFTTGYIVSPDVAKCFIKASDRIVEPVDDFMEKPWLHRVRAYSLMPFICYRANLASTIGSARKIKNNISVTKKIYIEIFRLYEKFLRFFYVK comes from the coding sequence ATGAAAATATTTGTCATTAGCTTAGAGCGCTCAATAGAGCGCAGAACCCAAATGATTGCTAAGTTTGCCAAAGCAGGTATTGAATTCGAATTTTTTAATGCTGTTGATGCGTCGGAAGAAGGGTTTACTTTGTCCGACAGAGTTGCGCCCAATGTCACCAAAAAACGTAAAGGATATGAATTACTAAATAGTGAAGTTGCCTGTTATGCCAGTCATTATTTACTGTGGGAAAAATGTGTTGAAATGAATCAGCCGATAGTGATAGTTGAAGATCATGCGGAGTTAACTGATGATTTTAAGGCAACATTAGCTATTGCGTTTCAGCATATAAATGAGTTTGGTTATATTAAATTATCAGCACCTCTTAAAGCTAGAAAGTTTATTGAAGATAAAAAAATAGATACATTCCATTCTATTGGGCACTATACTAAAAATACTTGTTTTACAACAGGATATATAGTTTCCCCTGATGTGGCCAAATGTTTTATTAAAGCAAGTGATCGTATTGTGGAACCTGTAGATGATTTTATGGAAAAACCATGGTTACATAGGGTTAGAGCCTATAGTCTTATGCCTTTTATTTGTTATAGAGCAAATCTCGCATCCACAATAGGTAGCGCTAGGAAAATAAAAAATAATATTAGTGTAACTAAGAAAATATATATAGAAATTTTCAGACTTTATGAGAAGTTTCTCAGATTTTTTTATGTTAAATAA
- a CDS encoding glycosyltransferase, which yields MDTSLPLVTLIFLSYNNGRFLNESMTSLFGQSYANLQIIICDDCSTDDSVTKIESFIDNLDDCDQLKNLEFFINKTNQGIAESINKCMSLAKGELCIAFASDDVSSRDRVYRLVDFWLKNGKPSSIFSAVNLIDEVGGLCGEKHLSNEIFDIDKDLLVKNLIFRKSYVFGCSHAWTKEVFDKFGSLHKAVINEDKTIPLRSALLNGIKYIDEKLVDYRVGTGISAVTGDSYALKLYEHRRKSAIREYDDLIQNAEDLRLVGNDKGQLYVKQRLAEVELLLFLSKGPFVFRYALLKLFKALSDGARWNKALKIFFDYFLFKIKRLFK from the coding sequence ATGGATACTAGTTTACCTTTAGTGACTTTGATTTTTCTTTCTTATAACAATGGTCGGTTTTTGAATGAATCTATGACAAGTCTATTTGGTCAATCTTATGCTAATCTACAAATAATAATTTGTGATGATTGTAGTACTGATGATTCTGTTACAAAAATTGAAAGTTTTATTGATAATTTAGACGATTGTGATCAGCTAAAAAATTTGGAGTTTTTTATAAATAAAACTAATCAAGGGATAGCTGAGAGCATAAATAAATGTATGAGTTTAGCTAAGGGTGAACTTTGTATTGCCTTTGCATCTGATGATGTATCTTCTCGTGATAGAGTTTATCGTTTGGTCGATTTTTGGTTGAAAAATGGCAAGCCTAGCTCAATCTTTTCAGCTGTAAATCTGATTGATGAAGTGGGCGGTTTATGTGGTGAAAAGCATTTGTCCAACGAAATTTTCGATATTGATAAAGATCTGTTAGTAAAAAACCTAATATTTAGGAAGAGTTATGTCTTTGGTTGTTCTCATGCTTGGACTAAAGAGGTTTTTGATAAATTTGGTTCTTTACACAAAGCGGTTATTAACGAAGATAAAACTATTCCGTTAAGATCCGCATTGCTGAATGGAATAAAATATATTGATGAAAAATTAGTAGACTATCGAGTTGGGACTGGTATATCTGCAGTGACAGGGGATAGTTATGCCCTAAAGTTATATGAGCACAGACGTAAAAGTGCAATAAGGGAATATGATGATTTAATACAAAATGCAGAAGACTTAAGGCTTGTTGGTAATGATAAGGGGCAACTTTATGTTAAGCAAAGATTGGCAGAGGTTGAGTTATTGCTGTTCTTAAGTAAAGGGCCATTTGTCTTTAGGTATGCATTATTAAAATTATTTAAAGCGTTGTCTGATGGTGCTAGATGGAATAAAGCATTAAAAATATTTTTTGATTATTTTTTATTTAAGATAAAACGCTTGTTTAAGTAA
- the rfbB gene encoding dTDP-glucose 4,6-dehydratase — translation MKVLITGGAGFIGSAVVRHIIKNTTDSVINLDKLTYAGNLESLSSVAEDIRYNFEKVDICDRDELGRVFNQYQPDVVMHLAAESHVDRSITGPSDFIQTNIVGTYTLLEASRQYWMELDVERKARFRFHHISTDEVYGDLPHPDEMGIGESLPLFTESTSYAPSSPYSASKASSDHLVRAWLRTYGLPVIVTNCSNNYGPYHFPEKLIPLVILNALEGKPLPIYGKGDQIRDWLYVEDHARALYKVVTEGKIGETYNIGGQNEKQNIEVVNSICAIMDELVPLHERGYPLNTSHSTLITYVTDRPGHDRRYAIDATKMSRELNWRPQETFETGLRKTIEWYLNNQEWCQRVQDGSYQRERLGI, via the coding sequence ATGAAAGTGCTTATTACTGGTGGTGCTGGCTTTATAGGCTCTGCAGTCGTACGTCATATTATTAAAAACACAACTGATAGCGTAATCAATCTAGACAAATTAACCTATGCGGGTAATTTGGAGTCTTTAAGCTCTGTTGCTGAAGATATTCGGTACAACTTTGAGAAAGTAGATATTTGTGACCGCGATGAATTAGGTAGAGTTTTTAATCAGTACCAACCTGATGTAGTGATGCACTTAGCCGCAGAGTCTCATGTCGATCGTTCGATCACTGGCCCTTCAGATTTTATTCAAACTAATATTGTGGGTACTTATACTCTTTTAGAGGCATCTCGACAGTATTGGATGGAGCTTGATGTTGAGCGCAAGGCTAGATTTCGCTTTCATCATATTTCAACTGATGAAGTGTATGGCGATTTACCTCATCCAGATGAAATGGGCATAGGGGAATCCTTACCGCTATTCACGGAGTCAACCTCCTATGCACCGAGTAGCCCTTATTCTGCGTCTAAAGCTTCTAGCGATCATTTAGTACGGGCATGGTTACGTACCTATGGATTACCAGTAATAGTGACAAACTGCTCTAATAACTATGGGCCTTATCACTTTCCTGAAAAGCTGATCCCATTAGTCATCCTTAATGCACTGGAAGGTAAACCTTTACCTATTTACGGTAAAGGTGATCAAATCCGTGATTGGTTGTATGTTGAAGACCATGCACGCGCTTTATATAAAGTAGTCACAGAAGGTAAAATTGGGGAAACCTACAATATTGGTGGTCAAAATGAGAAGCAAAATATCGAAGTAGTTAACAGCATCTGTGCCATTATGGATGAATTAGTACCGCTGCATGAACGCGGCTACCCTCTTAACACCTCGCATTCGACACTTATCACGTATGTAACAGATCGTCCAGGGCATGACCGTCGTTACGCCATTGATGCAACAAAGATGAGCCGAGAGCTTAATTGGCGACCCCAAGAAACCTTTGAAACAGGTCTACGCAAAACGATTGAATGGTATCTAAACAATCAAGAGTGGTGTCAGCGTGTCCAAGATGGTAGCTATCAACGAGAGCGTTTAGGGATTTAA